In one window of Romboutsia hominis DNA:
- a CDS encoding energy-coupling factor ABC transporter ATP-binding protein has protein sequence MFKVNNLTYKYEKENKAINNINLDFSKGNMIGIIGANGSGKSTLFMNLVGILKPSEGSIFYNNKELSYKKKDLYNLRKEVGIVFQDPDKQIFYSRVYDDVAFSLRNIGVPEDKIKEKVHNALKLVNALDLIDKPVHFLSYGQKKRVAIASVIAMENKVVLLDEPTAGLDPKSTKAIVNILKNLCDNGIKVVISSHDMDLIYEICDYIYVLNKGSIVIEGNCMEVFKEANIIEEVGLNIPWLVKVHKNMNLPLFKKEEDLYNYFNQCVNTNQLTSLV, from the coding sequence ATGTTTAAGGTAAATAATTTAACATACAAATATGAAAAAGAAAATAAGGCAATAAACAATATAAATTTAGATTTTTCAAAAGGAAATATGATTGGGATAATTGGAGCTAATGGTTCTGGTAAGTCTACTTTATTTATGAATCTAGTAGGTATATTAAAGCCCTCTGAAGGAAGTATATTTTATAACAATAAAGAACTTTCATATAAAAAGAAAGATTTGTACAATTTAAGAAAAGAAGTAGGTATAGTATTTCAAGATCCAGATAAGCAAATATTTTATTCAAGAGTATACGATGATGTTGCTTTTTCACTAAGAAATATAGGTGTACCCGAAGATAAAATAAAAGAAAAAGTACATAATGCATTAAAATTAGTCAATGCTTTAGATTTAATAGATAAACCAGTCCACTTTTTAAGTTATGGTCAGAAAAAAAGAGTGGCTATAGCTTCTGTTATAGCTATGGAAAATAAAGTGGTTCTTTTAGATGAACCTACAGCAGGACTTGACCCTAAAAGCACAAAAGCTATAGTAAATATTTTAAAAAATTTATGCGATAATGGAATTAAAGTAGTTATTTCAAGTCATGATATGGATTTAATATATGAGATTTGTGATTATATATATGTTTTAAATAAAGGTAGTATTGTTATTGAAGGTAATTGTATGGAAGTTTTTAAAGAAGCTAATATTATTGAAGAAGTAGGATTAAATATCCCTTGGCTTGTAAAAGTTCATAAAAATATGAATCTGCCTTTATTCAAAAAAGAAGAAGATTTGTATAATTACTTTAATCAATGTGTAAATACTAATCAACTTACATCTCTTGTATAA
- a CDS encoding M20/M25/M40 family metallo-hydrolase has protein sequence MWLNSEELKSLAIELVGQNSVSGTNNEENMAKLVYKKLSELDYYKENPNHLYLVPLNDNLNRYFVCALMKSKKPTKKTLLTVAHMDTVGIEDAGNLKEYILKPYEYTKRLRDNIDNLDEDSKKDLLSGEWLFGRGIMDMKTGLSIQMSLIEYFSKLEDFEGNIMLLAVPDEETNSEGAINAIPFANKILEKENLEAITVLNCEPDFASYPGDDNKYIYLGTCGKLLPGFYVVGKETHVGESLSGINANLIASELISRLDVNTEFCEDVSGEVTMPPTCLKYKDTKDLYNVQTPISSIIYYNLQTFKMNPKEAIDKFRYVCEESINEAYNKVKKYQEIYKNKSNLPVKDMDLDVKVLTFDEFYSQVLKDNGEDFKSHLDEMINIWIEDETLDERDVSTNIVKEVHKFSKDRNPMIIIFFAPPYYPHVGLDESREFDKKLIKVADKIIEKGKREYNVDIKKQKYFQGLSDLSYFALQDADDVIDFLKPNMPSLGYKYKLPLEDIKKLNLPVINYGPHGRDPHKFTERILVDYSYEVAPKLIRDLVYEIFNIK, from the coding sequence ATGTGGTTAAACAGTGAAGAACTTAAAAGTTTGGCTATTGAGTTAGTAGGTCAAAATAGTGTATCAGGAACTAATAACGAAGAAAATATGGCAAAGTTAGTTTATAAAAAATTATCAGAACTAGACTATTACAAAGAAAATCCAAATCACCTATATTTAGTTCCTTTAAATGATAATTTAAATAGATATTTTGTGTGTGCACTTATGAAATCTAAAAAGCCGACTAAAAAAACATTACTTACAGTAGCGCATATGGATACAGTAGGAATAGAAGATGCAGGTAATTTAAAGGAATATATATTAAAACCATATGAGTATACTAAACGATTAAGAGATAATATAGATAATCTAGATGAAGATTCTAAAAAAGATTTATTATCTGGAGAATGGTTATTTGGTAGAGGTATAATGGATATGAAGACAGGTCTTTCTATACAAATGTCTTTAATAGAGTATTTTAGCAAATTAGAAGACTTTGAAGGAAATATAATGTTGCTTGCTGTACCAGATGAAGAAACAAATTCAGAAGGTGCAATAAATGCCATTCCTTTTGCTAATAAAATATTAGAAAAAGAAAATTTAGAAGCTATAACAGTACTTAATTGTGAACCAGATTTTGCATCTTATCCAGGTGATGACAATAAATATATATATCTAGGAACTTGCGGTAAACTACTTCCAGGTTTTTATGTAGTAGGAAAAGAAACTCATGTTGGAGAAAGTTTATCTGGAATAAATGCTAACTTAATAGCTAGTGAGCTTATAAGTAGATTAGATGTAAATACAGAATTTTGTGAAGACGTAAGCGGTGAAGTTACTATGCCTCCAACTTGTCTAAAATATAAAGACACTAAGGATTTATATAATGTCCAAACCCCAATATCTTCTATAATATATTATAATTTACAAACATTCAAAATGAATCCTAAAGAAGCCATAGATAAATTTAGGTATGTGTGTGAAGAATCTATAAATGAAGCTTATAATAAAGTTAAGAAATATCAAGAAATATACAAAAATAAAAGTAATTTGCCAGTAAAAGACATGGATTTAGATGTTAAAGTTCTTACTTTTGATGAATTTTATAGTCAAGTATTAAAAGATAATGGTGAGGATTTTAAAAGTCACTTAGACGAAATGATAAATATATGGATAGAAGATGAAACTTTAGATGAGAGAGATGTTAGTACAAATATTGTTAAAGAGGTTCATAAGTTTTCAAAAGATAGAAATCCTATGATAATAATATTCTTTGCACCACCATACTATCCGCATGTAGGACTTGATGAGAGCAGAGAATTTGATAAAAAGCTTATCAAAGTAGCTGATAAAATAATAGAAAAAGGCAAGAGAGAGTATAACGTAGATATTAAAAAACAAAAATACTTCCAAGGATTATCTGATTTAAGTTATTTTGCACTACAAGATGCAGATGATGTTATAGACTTTTTAAAACCTAATATGCCTTCACTTGGGTACAAATATAAGTTACCACTAGAAGATATTAAAAAATTAAATCTTCCTGTTATAAACTATGGACCTCATGGAAGAGATCCTCATAAGTTTACTGAAAGAATATTAGTAGACTATTCTTATGAGGTAGCTCCAAAACTTATAAGAGATCTAGTTTATGAGATATTTAATATAAAATAA
- the cbiQ gene encoding cobalt ECF transporter T component CbiQ, whose protein sequence is MLEIDKCAYTNALRNTNPMAKLLISFLALTISVIINNIMLHFLVMLIVSFLIIFIAKVNIKLYIKCLRIPIYFLIIGTILNMINISFENQGFIFNIKVFNLYIGTTLFSVKNSIYILLRAISSVISIYFLILTTPFNQLIIILKKLHIPDTLVELMVLTYRFIFIFLEEIKDIYKSQELRFGYINLKNSYNSTALLIKILFFRMMRKYEDMSITLDMKLYDGKFHI, encoded by the coding sequence ATGCTGGAAATTGATAAATGTGCATATACAAATGCTTTAAGAAATACTAACCCTATGGCTAAATTGCTTATTAGCTTTTTAGCCTTAACTATTTCTGTAATTATAAATAATATAATGCTTCATTTTTTGGTAATGTTAATAGTAAGCTTTTTAATCATTTTTATAGCAAAAGTTAATATTAAACTATATATAAAATGTTTAAGGATACCTATATATTTTTTAATTATAGGAACTATACTTAATATGATTAACATATCATTTGAAAATCAAGGCTTTATATTTAACATCAAAGTTTTTAACTTATATATAGGAACAACTTTATTTTCAGTTAAAAACTCAATTTATATATTACTAAGAGCTATAAGTTCAGTTATATCTATTTATTTTTTAATACTTACTACACCATTTAACCAATTAATAATTATATTAAAAAAATTACATATCCCAGATACATTAGTAGAACTTATGGTTTTGACATATAGATTCATATTCATATTTTTAGAAGAAATAAAAGATATTTATAAATCTCAAGAATTAAGATTTGGTTATATAAATCTAAAAAATTCTTATAACTCAACAGCACTACTTATAAAAATCTTATTCTTTAGAATGATGAGAAAATATGAAGATATGAGTATAACCTTAGATATGAAATTGTATGATGGGAAATTTCATATATAG
- a CDS encoding energy-coupling factor ABC transporter substrate-binding protein, with the protein MSTNSKTKNKLRNKNLILLALTIILIITPLLLNSSAEYGGADGEAEGLITEINPDYKPWFSSLYEPPSGEIESLLFSTQAAIGAGFIGYYLGRKKGEKK; encoded by the coding sequence ATGAGTACAAATTCTAAAACTAAAAACAAACTTAGAAATAAAAATTTAATATTATTAGCTTTAACCATAATACTTATAATAACTCCTTTATTATTAAATTCATCAGCTGAATATGGTGGTGCTGATGGAGAGGCAGAGGGCCTAATAACAGAGATAAATCCGGATTATAAACCTTGGTTTAGTAGCTTATACGAGCCACCTAGTGGAGAAATAGAGAGCTTACTATTCTCTACACAAGCAGCTATAGGAGCTGGATTTATAGGCTACTATCTAGGAAGAAAAAAAGGTGAAAAAAAATAA
- a CDS encoding energy-coupling factor ABC transporter permease: MNFLPLSLVAGVLLIILNPLNASAMHIMEGYLPAKWSILWTIVFIPFFIYGLKSINTIVKQDPKKKVLLALAGAFVFVLSALKIPSLTGSCSHPTGVGLGAILFGPAVMAVIGTIALLFQALLLAHGGLTTLGANAFSMAIVGPIVSYFIFKLCRKRNVNVGMSVFLAAALGDLATYTVTATQLALAFPDPSGGVMMSLVKFLGVFFTTQIPIAIAEGLLTTLVYNLITQNEEGVEINEYKF, encoded by the coding sequence ATGAATTTTTTACCACTATCATTAGTAGCAGGTGTGCTACTTATCATTTTAAATCCATTAAATGCTAGTGCTATGCATATTATGGAAGGATATTTACCCGCAAAATGGTCTATACTTTGGACAATAGTATTTATTCCATTTTTCATATATGGGTTAAAATCTATTAATACCATAGTAAAGCAAGATCCTAAAAAGAAGGTTTTATTAGCCTTAGCAGGAGCTTTTGTATTTGTGTTATCAGCACTAAAAATACCGTCTTTAACAGGTAGTTGTTCACATCCTACAGGAGTAGGTCTTGGTGCAATATTATTTGGACCAGCTGTTATGGCAGTAATAGGAACAATAGCTTTATTATTTCAAGCATTATTACTTGCACATGGAGGATTAACTACTTTAGGCGCTAATGCATTTTCAATGGCAATAGTTGGACCAATAGTGTCATATTTTATATTTAAACTTTGTAGAAAAAGAAATGTAAACGTTGGAATGAGTGTATTTTTAGCAGCAGCCTTAGGTGATTTAGCTACATATACAGTAACAGCAACTCAATTGGCACTAGCATTCCCTGACCCTAGTGGAGGAGTTATGATGTCTTTAGTTAAATTTTTAGGAGTATTTTTCACGACTCAAATACCAATAGCTATAGCAGAAGGATTATTAACTACTTTAGTATATAATTTAATAACACAAAATGAAGAAGGAGTTGAAATTAATGAGTACAAATTCTAA
- the yjeM gene encoding glutamate/gamma-aminobutyrate family transporter YjeM has translation MGNNTSSAKKLTLMSLILMIFTSVFGFANMPRSYYLMGYGAIPWYILSALVFFIPYAFMMAEYGSSFKNESGGMYSWMEKSVGPKYAFIGTFMWYASYIIWMVNVSSGIWIPFSNAIFGADITQSWSLFGLSSTQTIGILGALWIVFVTVVASKGVEKITKVTSIGGTFVALLNIVLLVGALAVVIFNGGELAQPVNNFADAFLTSPNPAYQSPLMVLSFVTFAIFAFGGLEVLGGLVDQTENAEKTFPKGLAISAIVISIGYAIGIFACGMFTNWADILSDKSVHMGNVAYVLMQNLGYQLGHAMGTTDAVAMQMGAWTARFVGLSMFLAFMGAFFTLTYSPLKTLISGSPKEIWPGKFAEMKNGMPVNAMKVQAIIVIVIILVVAFGGKGAADFFNILVLMTNVAMTIPYLFLSSAFPAFKKKQLNGEVDKAFVAYKKQGAATLAAWIIGIMVGFANLFSIVQPAIDGKFFDTIMMILGPTLFGLIAFLLYSRYEKNHLSKNSTKKAS, from the coding sequence ATGGGAAACAACACAAGTAGTGCAAAGAAACTTACTTTAATGTCATTAATATTAATGATATTTACATCAGTGTTTGGTTTTGCTAACATGCCAAGATCATACTACTTAATGGGATATGGAGCTATACCTTGGTATATACTAAGTGCATTAGTATTCTTCATACCTTATGCATTCATGATGGCAGAATACGGATCATCTTTCAAAAATGAAAGTGGTGGTATGTATTCATGGATGGAAAAATCTGTAGGACCTAAGTATGCATTCATAGGAACATTCATGTGGTATGCTTCTTATATAATATGGATGGTTAACGTATCTTCAGGTATATGGATACCGTTTTCGAATGCCATATTTGGAGCAGATATAACTCAAAGTTGGAGTTTATTTGGATTAAGTTCAACTCAAACTATAGGAATACTTGGTGCTTTATGGATAGTATTTGTTACAGTAGTAGCAAGTAAAGGTGTTGAAAAGATAACAAAGGTTACTTCTATAGGTGGTACATTTGTTGCCTTATTAAACATAGTATTATTAGTTGGAGCATTAGCTGTAGTTATATTTAACGGTGGAGAATTAGCTCAACCAGTAAACAATTTTGCAGATGCATTTTTAACTTCTCCAAACCCTGCTTACCAAAGTCCATTAATGGTATTATCATTTGTTACATTTGCAATTTTTGCATTTGGAGGACTTGAAGTTTTAGGAGGATTAGTTGACCAAACTGAAAATGCTGAGAAAACATTCCCTAAAGGTCTTGCTATATCTGCTATAGTTATATCTATAGGATATGCTATTGGTATATTTGCATGTGGTATGTTCACTAACTGGGCTGATATACTATCAGACAAGAGCGTTCACATGGGTAACGTTGCATATGTTTTAATGCAAAACTTAGGATACCAATTAGGACATGCTATGGGAACTACTGATGCTGTAGCTATGCAAATGGGTGCTTGGACAGCTAGATTCGTTGGTTTATCAATGTTCTTAGCATTCATGGGAGCATTCTTTACATTAACATATTCACCACTTAAAACTTTAATATCTGGTTCACCTAAAGAAATATGGCCAGGTAAGTTTGCTGAGATGAAAAATGGTATGCCAGTAAACGCTATGAAAGTGCAAGCTATAATAGTTATAGTTATAATATTAGTAGTAGCATTTGGTGGTAAAGGAGCAGCTGACTTCTTTAATATATTAGTTCTTATGACTAACGTAGCTATGACTATACCATACTTATTCTTATCATCAGCATTCCCAGCTTTCAAGAAAAAGCAATTAAATGGTGAAGTTGATAAAGCATTCGTAGCTTACAAGAAACAAGGTGCTGCAACACTTGCTGCTTGGATAATAGGAATAATGGTTGGATTTGCTAACTTATTCTCAATAGTACAACCTGCAATAGATGGAAAGTTCTTTGATACAATAATGATGATATTAGGACCAACATTATTTGGTTTAATAGCGTTCTTATTATATAGTAGATATGAAAAGAATCATTTAAGCAAAAATAGTACAAAAAAAGCAAGCTAG
- a CDS encoding MFS transporter, whose product MKNYNKTKWGIWSVLTFSFVIAYFLRLSTAVISDNLSLELGFSNIEISNIASFTLYAYALMQIPGGILLDRYGPRKVCSIGMLIGGIGSILFGFIEGIKVAYLSRVMIGAGVSVTLLSVLKFQGSWFKKEEFTSATAKFSFIGCLGGVFATFPLVFLNDIIGWRNSFILIGIIGVLCGIVIYLVVRDTPKEYGFKVDIEVIEEEKLNLLKGLKSVFRNKATWYNSLIMFSMVGITTAFSSLWIVSYITDVYEVKKSVAAFIASFLTYGLVFGALFMDYVFARIKTNKFNVIKFGNIINIFIWSYIILISNVKPPIFTLPILFFIVGTINMSHIQAFNDVQYKNEEKYSGLSTSVVNTCEFIGSGIINLFIAFTIDMNASNVVLGYKIGFVIFIAMNIIALISANMGIREDKKDLAIKVN is encoded by the coding sequence ATGAAAAACTATAATAAAACTAAATGGGGTATATGGTCTGTACTTACATTTTCTTTTGTAATAGCTTATTTTCTAAGGTTATCTACGGCAGTTATATCTGATAATTTATCCTTAGAATTAGGATTTAGTAATATAGAAATATCTAATATTGCATCATTTACTTTATATGCATATGCACTTATGCAAATACCAGGGGGAATACTTCTTGATAGATATGGACCTAGAAAAGTATGTAGTATAGGTATGCTTATAGGTGGAATTGGTTCTATATTGTTTGGATTTATAGAAGGGATAAAAGTAGCCTATCTATCTAGAGTAATGATAGGTGCGGGAGTATCTGTAACTTTACTTTCTGTGTTAAAGTTTCAAGGAAGTTGGTTTAAAAAAGAAGAGTTTACATCAGCTACAGCTAAGTTTTCTTTTATAGGGTGCTTAGGTGGTGTATTTGCAACATTTCCATTAGTATTTCTAAATGATATTATAGGTTGGAGAAATTCTTTTATATTAATAGGTATTATAGGAGTTTTATGTGGGATAGTAATATATTTAGTAGTTAGAGATACCCCAAAAGAATATGGATTTAAAGTTGATATAGAAGTTATAGAAGAAGAAAAATTAAATTTACTTAAAGGATTAAAGTCTGTATTTAGAAATAAAGCGACTTGGTATAATTCTTTAATTATGTTTTCTATGGTTGGTATAACTACCGCATTTAGTAGTTTGTGGATAGTATCGTATATTACAGATGTTTATGAAGTTAAAAAGAGTGTAGCAGCTTTTATTGCATCATTTTTGACTTATGGTCTTGTATTTGGTGCTTTATTTATGGATTATGTATTTGCTAGAATAAAAACTAATAAATTTAATGTTATAAAATTTGGCAACATAATAAATATATTCATATGGTCTTATATAATACTTATAAGTAATGTCAAGCCACCTATTTTCACTCTTCCGATATTATTTTTTATAGTCGGAACTATAAATATGAGTCATATACAAGCATTTAATGATGTTCAATATAAAAATGAAGAAAAATACTCAGGATTATCTACTAGCGTTGTAAATACTTGTGAATTTATAGGTAGCGGTATAATAAATTTATTTATAGCTTTTACTATAGATATGAATGCTAGTAATGTAGTACTTGGGTATAAAATAGGATTTGTGATATTTATAGCTATGAATATCATAGCTTTAATATCTGCTAACATGGGTATTAGAGAAGACAAAAAGGATTTAGCTATAAAGGTAAATTAA
- a CDS encoding EFR1 family ferrodoxin (N-terminal region resembles flavodoxins. C-terminal ferrodoxin region binds two 4Fe-4S clusters.) — protein MYKQGAVIYFSGTGNTEYVAKLFKENFELRNISIDLIDIQKHNKLDREYDFYIFGGPIHADMIPDILIDWIKNIKDTNKKCIIYSTLADKEDKQGRKYLGKVVSKKGFEVLVDEAISMPNNYYVAFFKRDSEEEIKQSIVNAKPKVEAIVNKFLEENLKIINYSKKVFSSKIVYDMFLLYTKKFPKKKFSLDKDKCIDCNICEKNCPTNNISMNNKQLTFKNQCIGCLKCIHRCPTNAILYKKQNFKQYNINKYM, from the coding sequence TTGTATAAACAAGGGGCAGTAATTTATTTTTCAGGAACAGGAAATACAGAGTACGTAGCAAAATTATTTAAGGAAAATTTTGAGTTAAGAAATATAAGTATAGATCTTATAGATATACAAAAGCATAATAAATTAGATAGAGAGTATGATTTTTATATATTTGGTGGACCAATACATGCTGATATGATACCTGATATTTTAATAGACTGGATAAAAAATATAAAAGATACAAATAAAAAATGTATAATATATTCAACACTTGCAGATAAAGAAGACAAACAAGGAAGAAAATATCTTGGTAAAGTAGTTAGTAAAAAAGGATTTGAAGTATTAGTGGATGAAGCTATTTCTATGCCAAATAATTACTATGTAGCTTTCTTTAAAAGAGATAGTGAAGAAGAAATAAAACAAAGCATAGTAAATGCAAAACCAAAGGTAGAGGCTATAGTAAATAAGTTTTTAGAAGAAAATTTAAAAATTATAAATTATAGTAAAAAGGTATTTAGCAGTAAAATAGTTTATGATATGTTTTTATTGTATACTAAAAAATTTCCTAAAAAGAAATTTTCATTGGATAAAGATAAGTGTATAGACTGTAATATATGTGAAAAAAATTGTCCTACTAATAATATATCTATGAATAATAAGCAATTGACATTTAAAAATCAGTGTATAGGATGTTTAAAGTGTATACATAGATGTCCTACTAATGCTATTTTATACAAAAAACAAAACTTTAAACAATACAATATAAACAAATATATGTAA
- a CDS encoding adenosine deaminase translates to MTNSQNFKRYLKENDLKGLKTIKKAELHNHCGLGMKFDNIHSYTKGKIKRPSKDMKGIKGLDDFIFNEYMNHIKTKEDFLWTIEATIKDAIDDNIVILEASVDCHDILRFENDKDFFDCIGSLVDKYKDKIDFRPEIGIAKSISDENLEKLIPKIIDSKVFKSIDLYGDEEIVGFDRYKIYYDYAKKNGLKLKVHAGEFLGAENVKEAIEILNIDELQHGFRAVESDYVLDMIKERNIRLNICPTSNIYLGAVDDIKNHPVRKIYDKNINISINTDDLIVFDSTVSEEYLVLYNNHIFNEDELDKIRINSLR, encoded by the coding sequence ATGACAAATAGCCAAAACTTTAAGAGATATCTAAAAGAAAATGACTTAAAAGGATTAAAAACTATAAAAAAAGCAGAACTTCACAATCATTGTGGCTTAGGTATGAAATTTGATAATATACATAGTTATACAAAAGGTAAAATAAAAAGACCTTCTAAAGATATGAAGGGAATAAAAGGATTAGATGATTTTATATTTAATGAATATATGAATCATATAAAAACTAAAGAAGATTTTCTATGGACAATAGAAGCAACTATTAAAGATGCTATAGATGATAATATAGTAATACTTGAAGCTAGTGTAGACTGTCATGATATATTAAGATTTGAAAATGATAAAGATTTTTTTGATTGTATAGGAAGCTTAGTTGATAAGTACAAGGATAAAATAGATTTTAGACCAGAAATAGGTATAGCTAAAAGTATAAGTGATGAAAATCTTGAAAAACTAATACCTAAAATTATAGATAGTAAAGTGTTTAAGTCTATAGATTTATATGGAGATGAAGAAATAGTTGGATTTGATAGATATAAAATATACTATGATTATGCTAAAAAAAATGGACTAAAATTAAAAGTACATGCAGGAGAGTTTTTAGGTGCAGAAAATGTTAAAGAAGCTATAGAAATACTTAATATAGATGAACTTCAACATGGATTTAGAGCAGTTGAAAGTGATTATGTATTGGACATGATAAAAGAAAGAAATATAAGATTAAATATATGCCCTACTAGTAATATATATCTAGGGGCAGTAGATGATATAAAAAATCATCCAGTTAGAAAAATATATGATAAAAATATAAATATAAGTATAAACACTGATGATTTAATAGTATTTGATTCCACTGTAAGTGAAGAGTATTTAGTGCTTTATAATAATCATATATTTAATGAAGATGAACTTGATAAAATAAGAATAAATTCTTTAAGATAA
- a CDS encoding GntR family transcriptional regulator translates to MNIIISNASDLPIYMQIVNHIKKNILSGTLEEGKALPSIRALAKDLGISFITTKRAYEELEKLGLINTVPGKGCYVSSFNKELVYEAKMREIEEKLEESINLSKMMGLSKSELIEILESLYEGE, encoded by the coding sequence ATGAACATAATAATTTCAAATGCTTCTGATTTACCCATATATATGCAAATAGTAAATCATATAAAGAAGAACATATTAAGTGGTACTTTAGAAGAAGGAAAAGCTCTACCATCTATAAGAGCATTAGCTAAAGATTTAGGAATAAGTTTTATAACTACTAAAAGAGCTTATGAAGAATTAGAAAAACTAGGACTTATAAACACCGTACCGGGAAAAGGTTGTTACGTATCTTCTTTTAATAAAGAACTAGTATATGAAGCTAAAATGAGAGAGATAGAAGAAAAGTTAGAAGAATCTATAAATCTATCTAAAATGATGGGTTTATCAAAAAGTGAATTAATAGAAATATTAGAGAGTCTATACGAGGGGGAGTAA
- a CDS encoding alanine/glycine:cation symporter family protein gives MFELFESFTNWLWTYPVLVILVGGGIVMTFTLKFFQFTKLPFILKQTFGKMFAKTDGDGTISPFQAATSALASTIGASNIIGVPLAVATGGPGAIFWMWLIALFGCALKYSEIILGIKYRVKNEEGEYVGGPMYYIRDGLKLPWLGSLFAFFLMIEIAPSIATQSASFVQSAETINIAPIVSGILLVAFVGFVVYGGIKRIGKITEKLVPIMACLYIVMALIVIGLNFTEIPRAFMLIIESAFTPVAAFGGFAGSAVASTIKAGAARGAYSNEAGMGTSTIAHSAAITDHPARQGLWGVFEIIVATLIICTMSGFLVLTTDIWTQVGASKAAAMPAMAMQTVFGSSFGGGMLTICMLLFVFSTMIVIIFYGEKQAEYLFGSKFAKVMRIVYLAFIMVGALVDLRSVIVLLDFTLAGVIVTNMIGVLLLRKEVKKESDSFFNNKELMNK, from the coding sequence ATGTTTGAATTATTTGAAAGTTTTACTAATTGGCTATGGACATATCCTGTTTTAGTTATATTAGTAGGTGGTGGTATAGTAATGACTTTCACGCTTAAGTTTTTTCAATTTACTAAGTTACCATTTATACTAAAACAGACTTTCGGGAAGATGTTCGCTAAAACTGATGGTGATGGGACTATAAGTCCATTTCAAGCAGCGACTTCAGCGCTTGCATCTACTATAGGAGCATCAAACATAATAGGAGTTCCACTTGCGGTAGCTACTGGAGGCCCTGGAGCTATTTTTTGGATGTGGCTTATAGCATTATTTGGATGCGCCCTTAAGTACTCAGAAATAATACTTGGTATAAAGTATAGGGTGAAAAATGAAGAAGGAGAGTATGTAGGTGGACCAATGTATTATATAAGAGATGGATTAAAATTGCCTTGGCTTGGTAGTTTATTTGCATTTTTCTTAATGATAGAAATAGCTCCTTCAATAGCAACGCAATCAGCATCTTTTGTTCAAAGTGCAGAAACTATAAATATAGCACCTATTGTATCTGGAATATTATTAGTTGCATTTGTAGGTTTTGTAGTATATGGTGGTATAAAAAGAATAGGAAAGATAACAGAAAAGTTAGTTCCTATAATGGCATGTCTATACATAGTTATGGCTTTAATAGTTATTGGTCTTAATTTTACTGAAATACCTAGAGCATTTATGCTAATAATAGAGAGTGCTTTTACACCTGTAGCAGCCTTTGGTGGATTCGCGGGTTCAGCAGTAGCATCTACCATAAAAGCAGGAGCAGCAAGAGGAGCTTATTCAAATGAAGCTGGTATGGGTACATCTACTATAGCACATAGTGCAGCAATAACTGACCATCCTGCAAGACAAGGTTTATGGGGAGTATTTGAAATAATAGTAGCTACATTAATAATATGTACTATGTCAGGATTTTTAGTATTAACAACAGATATATGGACGCAAGTTGGTGCTAGTAAGGCAGCAGCTATGCCAGCTATGGCAATGCAAACTGTATTTGGAAGTAGTTTTGGTGGAGGAATGTTAACTATTTGTATGCTTTTATTTGTATTCTCAACTATGATAGTAATAATATTTTACGGAGAAAAACAAGCTGAATATTTATTTGGAAGTAAGTTTGCTAAGGTTATGAGAATAGTTTACTTGGCATTTATAATGGTAGGTGCTTTAGTAGATTTAAGAAGTGTAATTGTATTATTAGATTTTACTTTAGCTGGAGTAATAGTTACTAATATGATAGGAGTTTTACTACTTAGAAAAGAAGTTAAAAAAGAGTCTGATAGCTTTTTTAACAATAAAGAGTTAATGAATAAATAG